A part of Andrena cerasifolii isolate SP2316 chromosome 10, iyAndCera1_principal, whole genome shotgun sequence genomic DNA contains:
- the LOC143374195 gene encoding uncharacterized protein LOC143374195, whose protein sequence is MYVPINYIGARTSDVPLLMTKFAEQIQRGSSDALHGRCSMAGPDKCSLICILEGEEGMWFADVLKKVSFVRAKPWEAVEVKGWRGNLFGNEIRERSRWEL, encoded by the exons AT GTATGTACCTATAAATTATATAGGGGCGAGAACCAGCGACGTGCCGCTTTTAATGACAAAGTTCGCGGAGCAAATACAACGGGGGAGTTCGGACGCCTTGCACGGTAGATGCTCGATGGCTGGGCCGGATAAGTGCTCGCTAATTTGCATATTAGAAGGGGAGGAAG GGATGTGGTTTGCTGATGTGCTGAAGAAAGTGTCGTTTGTTCGTGCGAAGCCTTGGGAAGCTGTGGAAGTGAAAGGTTGGCGAGGGAATTTGTTTGGAAACGAGATTCGTGAGCGAAGTCGCTGGGAATTATAA